ggaagtatatttttaaagacttttttggaAGTGGAATTCATGTTTCACACTGTTTCTGAAAGAGCCCATAGAACAACTGATCCTGCAAAGCAGCAGAAATATTCAGAGGATTGTGTTCTGTAAAACAATGTTCCATGCCCATTCCAATAAATGTGCAAGCTGTTAATTTTTACAGAAAGATATCTAAATACATTAGGATTATCAACGCAGGTGTCATTACTAAGCAAATTTTCAAAGCAATTCACCTTTAAAAGCTAACTCAGGAGACATCTACTCTCACAGGTGGGCATGTAGACAGGTAAAAAGCATCCATGATTTATTCACTATTATTGTCTTTCCTAGATCCTTACTGCCACTATTGAAAATGCTGGGATTGTTCTGCAAATTGACAACGCCAGACTGACTGCTGATGACTTCAGACTGaagcaagaaaaatgaagacttgAAAACAAACGTCCTAGGGGAAATAAAATTCAATCCCTTGGCTTAGTTTActctaaattttaaagaaaccttTTAAGGGATCAAGACCTGAATTCACAAACATCCCAAGGGtacattttaaaaaccatcaCTCCACcaacaagaaaagaaaggcaatttCAGGATGAAATTTTTGTTATCAAAAATATTGGCCATCAATAGAATTAATGTAAGGCTCAGATTTttctttacaagggaaaaacCCCTGAGAGAAAACTTAGCCTTCAATGATCAAATTGCtcaggggagaaaatattttcttgaatatgTAAGAATGGACTGTACTCTTTGAAATGGGCTGTACTGTACCCTTCCAGATACAAGAACAAGCTGCATCTCCGGCAGACCGTGGAGGCTGACGTCAATGGCCTGCGGAAAGTCCTGGTTGACCTGACCATGACTCGCTCTGACTTGGGAGATGCAGATTGAAAGCCTCACAGAGGAGCTGGCCTTCCTGAAGAAGAACCACCAGGAGGTAGGAACACGGTCCACGATTAAATGActctggcctacagagtttccCCCACATCCGTTCTATGACAGTAAATTCCATCTGGATGGATTTCCAACTTCTATAACCGGGGGAGAAAAGTAATGATGAGAAAATTATATGTGAATTTGTTGGgttcttttttcccttcagtgTCCTAGTTTCAACTTTTTGTTGGCTTAAGCACATTTTAGGAAGTCATTGCTTTTCAGTTTTCATCACTCTGGTCTATTTTCCCTTCATGCTAGGAAATGAAGAGTAGGCAAGGAAGCTCCGGAGGGGATGTGACCGTAGAACTGAACCCAGGGACAGACCTGACTAAGTTACTGAATGACATGAGGGCGCAGTATGGGGAGCTCGCTGAGCAGAACCGCCGCGAGGCTGAAGAGCAGTTCAACAAGCAGGTAGATCATCACCCTGAGCCTCCGAGCCCTGCCCGCGGCCACACACGCGCCACTTCCGCTCATCTCATCAGCCCCATCTCATCAGCCTCATCTCATCATCAGCCTGCAACGAGActgcattttatttgtatttagagCGCATCTCTGCAAGCACAGATCTCTACCGATGCTGATGCCAGGTCAGCCAGTTCCACCAAGAATGAGATCACAGAACTGAAACACACTCTGCAAGCCCTGGAAATTGAGCTGCAGTCCCAACTGGCCACGGTTTGTGCAAAGAGCTTTGCAAAAATCTCCAATGGAGGGATTCGGTTTTCTTTGCCAAGATGTTCCACTTGGCACATAATAAAAGCAGGATTAGGGAGGACTGTATTGCGGTTGTCGAAAGCATAAGACATTCCAGTTAAAAGTAATATATCTATTTCCataaaagatttcatttttaaaaagtaatggcagcaaaaattaaggaagcaatGATAGAGCAATAGAGGTTGTAACTCATGGAAAGTGCATTTCTCCTAGTATCTTATAAAATGTAGTTTTTTAATCATCCaatgatttcttttcatcatgacatttttatttgctttttcccTTAGAGAAGCTCCCTGGAAGGGACCTTGGCTGACACGGAGGCTGGCTACATGGCACAGCTGTCACAAATTCAGATGCAGGTCAGCAGCCTGGAGGAGCAGATCTGCCCGATCCGGGGTGAGACTGAAGGCCAGGACACAAGAGTATGAGCAGCTGTTGGACATCAAGACCCGCCTGGAGATGGAGATTGATACCTACCACCGCCTGCTTGATGGAGAAGGAGGGTAAATGAAAGGCAGGAACATGCTAAATGCAGACCTTGGTGTATTTACATTATGAAACCAAAAAGGGGCTTGGGGACCAGACTTGTATTTATATAGTAAGAGAGTCCAATCAAATGACAGCTGCCTTCATGGGAAAGAGCCCTCTGCATGGAGGGTTTCTCCTGCCTTTGCAAACTGCAAaggaaaacaattctttttttctccagtggTTCTGGTTTTGGAGGATCTAATTTTAGAAACTCGGGATCAGAAACACGGGGTCCAGAAACACCGGATCCAGGGATTCATCCACGTCTAGTGACTCAAGATGTGGAAGCTGTTCTGTCCAAGGaagatgtagattttttttttcatgttcctgataattttataattgaaacGTAAAGGCACACAGTGCTGTCATATAAAAAGTGTATACTAGTGTTCACGTCATCTTACCCAGACAGAACATACTCAATGAATGCATTTGGATTTCtcctgatctatgtttctgtgacAGTTTCCAGGCTGACATTGTGATTCTTTGATTTTCAGATCCAAGCAAGACTAGAGTGACTAAGACTATCATAGAGGAGGTGGTGGATGGCAAAGTTGTCTCATCTCAAGTCAGCAATGTTTCTGAGGTGAAACTGAAATAGGCAATTTCCAGATCAACAAAAGTGtccttcagagaaaaaaatctaaaagacaCGAATGAAGAAGTTGCATCAATCTAGCCATCTTTCCGGATAACTTCGGGAAAAAGTTTCCATACAGAAATAGATGACTAAccaatttttctgcatctttttcttttctttttagaattttcttgaAAAAGTTGAAATGACAGCTTTGCTCTAATTGTTTCTATGCTTCAATAAATTTACTTTTGCAAGTCAACtaaattatttctgaatttttttaaagaaatgcaataTTTTACCCAGAAATGAAGCTCTAGATTATGATCTAGCTGCACTATCGTTACAAATAATAATGTACACATTATTCATTATTTACATAGTGTCTTCTTCACGAGAATGAAAATTATAGCCATTTTGTATGTGGGAAATTTTAACATCACATTAGAACTCAGTGATAGCTGAAATTAGACCTCAGTGTCCCTAAAACTACAGCCAACAGCTTAGCCCACCAAAAAGGATGAGATTGAATAATCAGTCTGTAATTAATTAATGTCTAGTTTCTTTATGTCCATCACTGAACTGAGTATTTCATgagataaaaagaaacataagggacttccctggtggtccagtgggtaagactctgctctcccagtgcagggagcccgggttcgatccctggtcagggaactagatcccacatgccgcaactaagactcggtacagccaaaattaattaattaattagttaattttaaaaaaagaaacataagataTACCTCCTACTTCAAGAAGCTTACATTTTAGATGGAGAGGAAAgctaaaaacacaaagaagataGCAGACAATACAGGATGTTAGCAGTGAAGGGCTTGATTCCACAGTATCCACCAGAAGTGCCACAGGAATCTGACAGTGCATGTTTGCAGAGCATTTAGGAGACTGGTCAAAATAAAAGTCTTGGGAAAGAAGATGGGATATGTGATATGGTGCCAGATTTCCAAAAACCTTGAAAGTCCCAAACGGAAGAGATGCTCTGATATTTGCTCCCTTGTCAAATCTAGCCACACCTCTAACCAAAAATTGTCACTTAGCCAAGCTGGTGTTTCCTATTCCCACTCTCCATTGCTGAAGTCTTTTACCCCATGGGTGGTCCACAGAGCTCTGTCTTGTCTTGCTTGGGAAACGAAGCCTGTTAAAGTAGGGTAGGGGGTGGTACAGGTCAGTCTCAGGAAGAAACAGGCAAAGGACAAAGCCAGGCTGGGTAAGAACTTTCCCACTCAAGGAATTTAATATGACCAGACCACAAATTAGATCATCAATCCCACAAGCCAGTCCTTAAGAAAAGGACATGGGACTTGGCATAAAAAcccaaattaaaaattacaaaagagtAAACCTGAATGTAATTCATGTAAATTGTACcttcaaatataaaatcaataagaGCTGCATGAGAGTATCAAACCTTAATAATAAAAGCAACCAAATAATGTAGTTTGTTTTCCTCTAGGCACattgaataaaacataaaaaaatgaatctgtAGGCACTCCGTAACCACAGAATGAAGTTAATAGCTAACCATCAACCACTATTCAGAGAAAAAGAGCAATACTGTCTTAAGTCAAACATATGTTTCCCATCAAAGCATTACAGCAAATTAGACCTTGGATGTTTCTCCTCTACTGAAAAGTTAAGAAACAGGAACTCGCTGATTCCGCCTGGATTAAAGACAGAAGGACAGACATGGAAACCAGCTGTATGTGGCCCCCCATCACAGTCACATCGGGAAAGCCTCTCTCCATGAGTCTTCCCACGTCCAGTCTTCTAGTCCTGTACCACCTGGGACCTATGTTTACGGCTAGTATTAGCCTCATGTCAGCGCAAAAGTATATGGCTACTCTGAAAATTATCTTGAGGTGAAACCCTCATTCTGGGTTTCCTTGGCATGTGTTGAGATGCTGTATTTGTACTAAATGATTGTTTACAGATATGGAAAGGGCCAGATCACAGGTGCCAACATACTGAGATGCAGTAGAATGTGCAGTAAAATGAGCTCATtcgattttaaaaactgaaattattgaACCATTTTGGATTGTGAAATTTATTTAGAGTGCTGAATAAAATGTTAAGGACAGGGTGTTACACCTTATTATCTgccctaaaattattttaaaaccacaCAACAGGCATAGGCTTTATTTTGAAACTCTAAAGTTCAGCTCTCCAGTCGACTTTTCAGTAAGaggaatgtgtttcttttttctgagaGTTGGACTTATGGATAAGAAGGAAGAGCCAATGCCAACCTGCATATAGACGTTCATTGTTGACCTTTGATCCAGAGATTCATAAGGTTCCTCTTGTCTTTCTGACATTATCTTATCTTACCTTATCTCAAAGGACAATGGGCAAGAGCAGTGAGGATGCTGGAGGTGGCATCCATCCTCACAGAGATTAGAAACAAgacacaagggacttccctggtggctcagtggttaagaatctgcctgccaatgcaggggacacgggttcgatccctggtccgggaagatcccacatgccgctgagcagctaagcccgtgtgccacaactactgagcctgcactctagagcccacgagccacaactactgagcccacgtgccacaactactgaagcccacgcgcctaaagcccgtgctctgcaacgagaagccactgcaatgagaagcccgcgcactgcaatgaagagtagcccccgatcaccgcagctagagaaagcccgcacgcagcaacaaagaaccaatgcagctaaaactaaataaataaataaatgtataaatttattaaaaaaaaaaagaaagaaagaaagaagagacaagGTTTATAgtaggaagagaagaggaaacatcCAAAGGATTTGAGACTCTGTAGAAAGTAGCCTAAACTTGCTTCATGAAGTCACAGAATTAGACAGTGTTCAAAAGACCTACAAGAGAAGACAGAGTGATGAATATAAATCACCCAGAACATAGCTCAAGTAATAGCCTCCAAACAATCTCCTCAAGTAACAAAATACTGCAAGTaataaatcacttaaaaaaattatcagtagCTCAAATATGACACCTGAAGAACAGGAAATACTGGTCaagctcttttaaaaacatttactcaTTTGTAATATCAATGTCAATATAAAATTATCCAGTGGAAAGAAGCAAACATTGAGATAacacttttttcttattataaaagtaatttatatttattgaagacagtttggaaaatgcaaattaaaagaagaaaattaaaatccctCATAACCCCACTATCTAACATAATCACTATTGATATCGTGGCATGTATTGgccacacttttttttctttttttcccccagctttattgagacataattgacatacaaccttgtgtaagtttaaggtgtacaatgtataAATTTGATACACTTACCATTGCAAAATGATGACCCCCATAGccttagctaacacctccatcatgtcacataattaccatctctttttttttaggttatttttatacaatttttaaaggttactttccattcacagttactacaaaatattggctctattccccgtgttgtacaatatacatccttgagcctatcttacagccaatagtttgtacctcccactcccccacccctctattgcccctcctccccactggtaaccactagttttcaaccacttttttttttaacgttagTATTCAAATGGCATATAAAGGACAAGCCCAAAGTGCATCACAGATCTAGCATGTGTAAAATGCATAGACTcctagagacagagagaggcatgAGAAAGTGTTTATTTTGCTGACTGAACCACAAGGAACAGGAAAGCACATGAGTGCTCATTACAAAACTACAAGAGGATGTTCATTACATGACTTCTGCTTGCTTCTCCGTGATGCAACAGCACTGGGTAGTGTTCAAAAGATctacagagaagcaaaacaaattacaaaaataaaagtcatgggggcttccctggtggcgcagtggttaagaatctgcctgccaatgcaggggacacaggttcgagccctggtctgggaagatcccacatgccacggagcaactaggcccgtgagccacaactactgagcctgcgcgtctggagcctgtgctccgcaacaagagaggccgcgatagtgagaggcccgcacatcgcgatgaagagtggcccccgcttgcagcaactagagaaagcccttgcacagaaacgaagacccaatacagccaaaaataaataataaataaataataaatttaaaaaaaattttttaataaaataagtcaTATTGCCATAGCcatcttttaaaaggaaaaaaaaactacccCCCAAAAAGTATTGTTATAATATCCTACTAATGTATGTCTATAAGTTACAATAGAAAAATTTACATTGACTTCCACATCGATTTGTCAGGAAATCATTCACAGCTTTTAGGAGAATTTCATTATCTTTCTTGAAACGGAGGAAGGAACCACCCAGAAGTGGAAGAGCAGGAAAAATATCAAACTCAGTCCAGAAACACTGGTTGGCTGTCAGCTGGGAAGGACCAGTGACGTTTCAAAGACAGGTATTGTATTCCAGCCTACCCACCGCAGAACTTGTCCAAAGATCTGGAAGCTGTTTTCAGGAAACTGCAGCAGTCAAGGATAATatgttataatataatatagagTTATGATATGGAGTATcctaagaaattaagaaaacaaggcCACTTCCTTTGGGAAGCTAATACATATTCCTTTGAGAATTCTCTCAGAGATTGACCATTTCTCATAATCTGACAACAATTAAGACCtgtcaggaacttccctggtggcacagtggttaagactccacgctcccaatgcacagggcccaggttccatccctggtcagggaactagatcccatgtgcatgccacgactaagagttcacatggcgcaactaaggagcctgcaagccacaattaaggagcccactggccgcaactaagacctggtgcaaccaaataaataaataaaataaatattaaaaaaaaaagacctgtcaGATTCCTTAATACCCTTAGACCCAGAGATCTGGTATGTGCAAGGGTGTTTGTTGCATTGTtttctaaaaaagtaaaacatggaAACAGCCTGAATGGCCATCAATAAAGAATAAACTA
This Balaenoptera acutorostrata chromosome 20, mBalAcu1.1, whole genome shotgun sequence DNA region includes the following protein-coding sequences:
- the KRT24 gene encoding LOW QUALITY PROTEIN: keratin, type I cytoskeletal 24 (The sequence of the model RefSeq protein was modified relative to this genomic sequence to represent the inferred CDS: inserted 2 bases in 1 codon; deleted 4 bases in 3 codons), with product MSCSSRVSSSRSGGSSFSSGSRCSLGGGSAWGFRRGAGSCGLSRGSSRGFGGSFGGGFGSCSIGGSLGGASGSGIGFGGGAGFGXGGASRGFYSYGGGMGGGVGHGGLFSGGEKQTMQNLNDWLANYLDKVRALQEANADLENKIKEWYDKFGPGSGDGGAGRDYSKYYPIIEDLRNQILTATIENAGIVLQIDNARLTADDFRLKYKNKLHLRQTVEADVNGLRKVLVDLTMTRSDLEMQIESLTEELAFLKKNHQEEMKSRQGSSGGDVTVELNPGTDLTKLLNDMRAQYGELAEQNRREAEEQFNKQSASLQAQISTDADARSASSTKNEITELKHTLQALEIELQSQLATRSSLEGTLADTEAGYMAQLSQIQMQVSSLEEQICPIRGETEGQDTEYEQLLDIKTRLEMEIDTYHRLLDGEGGGSGFGGSNFRNSIRNTGSRNTGSRDSSTSSDSRCGSCSVQGRYPSKTRVTKTIIEEVVDGKVVSSQVSNVSEVKLK